A region from the Tepidibacillus fermentans genome encodes:
- a CDS encoding DUF3397 family protein — protein sequence MGFIIQTYALIATVPFISFFLIYYLLLFTGRKNRTAKEFAIHFTTLLLISAVSAEINYIFQTKFGFLWSLLWVLLILIIISYLQQKMRGVLNYKKVMTSTSKLSFLSLSFFYLLFFLIGLFQR from the coding sequence GTGGGATTTATCATTCAAACGTATGCTTTAATTGCAACGGTTCCATTTATCTCTTTTTTCCTGATTTATTATTTGCTCCTATTCACAGGGAGAAAGAATAGAACAGCGAAAGAATTTGCGATTCATTTCACAACACTTCTATTGATTAGTGCCGTAAGTGCGGAAATCAATTATATCTTTCAGACTAAATTTGGATTTCTTTGGAGCTTGCTGTGGGTCTTACTGATCTTGATCATCATCAGCTATCTTCAACAAAAAATGCGAGGGGTATTAAATTATAAGAAAGTGATGACTTCTACTTCAAAGCTATCGTTTCTCTCACTTAGCTTCTTTTATTTGTTATTTTTCTTAATAGGACTTTTTCAAAGATAA
- a CDS encoding ketopantoate reductase family protein, with protein sequence MKIAIIGAGSLGLLFASRFIIHSDENIYLITKTEEQKRLIQKEKLYLQEIDGTNYSLNVKVYSQFDHGQTVDWIFLTVKQTNIAGIETTIKKWSDKHTKVICFQNGMGHFEYLKQKISNPVYLAVTTEGALRKAGNHIRHTGKGEIWLGRLEEQTDGSIEDLLSLLDQAGFRAFYSEKIKEKIWHKLVINAVINPLTALFEVKNGELIEDPYLKTLSNQLLSEIIRVLRKAEVPIDENIANAIEQVCIQTKDNESSMLQDLRRGQMTEIDSILKPIIDLGIRNHLTTTLLESIRLMVHAKENQLAKRKW encoded by the coding sequence ATGAAGATTGCGATTATAGGAGCTGGCTCCCTAGGGTTATTATTTGCTTCTCGATTTATCATCCATTCAGATGAAAATATTTATCTCATCACAAAAACGGAAGAACAAAAACGCCTCATTCAAAAAGAGAAGCTTTATTTGCAAGAGATAGATGGGACAAATTATTCATTAAACGTAAAAGTGTATTCTCAGTTCGACCATGGACAAACAGTTGATTGGATTTTTCTCACGGTAAAACAAACCAATATTGCAGGAATTGAAACAACCATCAAGAAATGGTCAGACAAACATACGAAAGTCATTTGTTTTCAAAATGGAATGGGTCATTTTGAATATTTAAAACAGAAGATATCAAATCCCGTTTACTTGGCAGTCACAACAGAAGGAGCGTTACGAAAAGCTGGGAATCATATTCGTCATACGGGGAAAGGTGAGATCTGGCTGGGTAGGTTAGAAGAACAAACTGATGGTTCGATCGAAGATTTGTTATCTTTATTAGACCAAGCAGGATTTCGTGCTTTCTATTCCGAAAAGATTAAAGAGAAGATTTGGCATAAGCTTGTCATCAATGCAGTGATTAATCCGTTGACCGCACTGTTTGAGGTAAAAAATGGGGAATTAATCGAAGATCCGTATTTAAAAACACTTTCGAATCAATTACTAAGTGAAATTATAAGAGTTCTAAGAAAAGCAGAAGTTCCGATTGACGAAAATATAGCGAATGCGATTGAACAAGTGTGTATCCAGACAAAAGATAATGAATCATCCATGCTGCAAGATTTACGAAGGGGACAAATGACGGAAATTGATAGTATCCTAAAACCAATCATTGATTTAGGAATACGGAATCATTTGACGACTACATTATTAGAAAGTATTCGCTTAATGGTTCATGCAAAAGAAAACCAGTTGGCCAAAAGGAAGTGGTGA
- a CDS encoding N-acetyltransferase, which yields MSISISQVVPLKINYKTMEEFRKFREYGLEELAMLEDLEANLIEDDANSPFFGIYEGDKLVARMSLYSISKKYDQYFFPPQNHYELFKLEVLPDYRGKGYGTALVKYAMSLGYPIKTNARNASDQFWLKMGFKPARYDSQRDRGENPYLWHPEMEKE from the coding sequence ATGTCAATCTCAATATCTCAGGTTGTACCACTCAAAATAAATTATAAAACCATGGAGGAATTCCGAAAATTTCGGGAATATGGTTTAGAAGAATTGGCTATGTTAGAAGATTTAGAGGCCAATTTAATTGAAGATGATGCGAACTCACCATTTTTTGGAATCTATGAGGGGGATAAATTGGTTGCTCGAATGAGTTTATATTCGATTAGTAAGAAATATGACCAGTATTTCTTTCCCCCTCAGAATCATTACGAATTATTTAAACTAGAGGTATTACCTGATTACCGAGGAAAAGGTTATGGGACCGCATTAGTAAAATATGCGATGAGCCTTGGTTATCCAATTAAAACCAATGCGAGAAATGCCTCCGATCAATTCTGGCTAAAAATGGGATTCAAACCTGCTAGATATGACTCTCAAAGAGATCGTGGAGAAAATCCATACCTATGGCATCCTGAGATGGAAAAAGAATAA
- a CDS encoding RsfA family transcriptional regulator — protein sequence MVATRQDAWTEDEDLLLAEVILRHIREGSTQLKAFEEIGQKLNRTPAACGFRWNSLIRKKYEAAIQIAKAQRQKRKNYQPIKETVDLEMSEEFTQETSAKQEIDSELSYDSVIRFLRKQKLFVQDVGKKYRTLEKDLEEKNRELEQLKQENKELKEKVKYLESDYQVVNEDYKALIQIIDRARKMAFLPQDDGSKPVFKMDFNGNLERID from the coding sequence ATGGTGGCAACAAGACAAGATGCATGGACTGAAGATGAAGACCTTCTCTTAGCGGAAGTAATTTTACGCCATATTCGGGAAGGTAGTACACAATTAAAAGCATTTGAAGAGATAGGACAGAAATTAAATCGTACTCCTGCTGCTTGTGGTTTTCGTTGGAATAGTCTAATTCGTAAAAAATATGAAGCAGCGATCCAGATTGCTAAGGCACAACGGCAAAAAAGAAAAAATTATCAGCCTATCAAAGAAACTGTTGATCTAGAAATGAGTGAAGAGTTCACACAAGAAACATCTGCTAAACAGGAAATAGATTCTGAACTATCGTATGATAGTGTGATTCGTTTCTTAAGAAAACAGAAGTTATTTGTTCAAGATGTAGGAAAAAAATATAGAACGTTAGAGAAAGACTTGGAAGAAAAGAATAGAGAGTTAGAACAGCTGAAACAAGAGAATAAAGAGTTAAAAGAGAAAGTGAAATATTTGGAATCTGATTATCAAGTTGTGAATGAAGATTATAAAGCTCTTATTCAGATTATTGATCGAGCTCGAAAAATGGCATTTTTACCACAAGATGATGGTTCTAAGCCTGTTTTTAAAATGGATTTCAATGGAAATCTCGAGCGGATTGATTAG
- a CDS encoding enoyl-CoA hydratase/isomerase family protein, with protein MKTIQVEQKKETLIIVLNRPEFRNAVNFEMMDELRKVLDQAKQSSQIKTIIFTGVERSFSSGGDLGQFHQLKSKDEVKPMLEKMGKVITQIVNLGKPTIAYVNGYALGGGAELAMACDFRFISNQAKMGFIQINLGVTSGWGGGTLLLEKLGRTKALSLLLTGDILNNEQILQYEIALKEVSSFDEVLLFADKINSHSLESLQAYIDLANGVRDGRTFVENQKKEIESCSTLWESVEHERAVDEFLQKNK; from the coding sequence TTGAAAACAATTCAGGTAGAACAAAAAAAAGAAACACTGATCATTGTATTAAATCGTCCAGAATTTCGAAATGCTGTAAATTTTGAAATGATGGATGAATTAAGGAAAGTCTTAGATCAAGCCAAACAAAGTTCGCAGATTAAAACGATTATTTTTACGGGGGTTGAACGCTCGTTCTCTTCAGGTGGCGATTTAGGACAGTTCCATCAATTAAAATCTAAAGATGAAGTCAAGCCAATGTTGGAAAAAATGGGTAAAGTTATCACTCAGATTGTCAACCTAGGAAAACCGACGATTGCGTACGTGAATGGTTACGCTCTTGGAGGGGGAGCCGAATTGGCGATGGCTTGTGATTTTCGCTTTATTAGTAACCAAGCGAAGATGGGATTCATTCAAATTAATCTAGGAGTTACCTCAGGTTGGGGTGGAGGGACACTATTGCTTGAGAAATTAGGAAGGACGAAGGCGCTTTCCCTGTTATTAACGGGTGACATCTTAAACAATGAGCAGATCCTTCAATATGAAATCGCATTGAAAGAGGTTAGTAGTTTTGATGAAGTACTTTTGTTTGCCGATAAGATCAATTCTCATTCCTTAGAAAGTCTTCAGGCTTACATTGATTTAGCAAACGGAGTACGAGATGGGAGGACATTCGTAGAAAATCAAAAGAAAGAGATCGAATCTTGTAGCACATTATGGGAATCGGTAGAACATGAGCGTGCTGTAGATGAATTTTTACAAAAAAATAAGTAA
- the corA gene encoding magnesium/cobalt transporter CorA, whose product MIRIIAITKELKIMEDVSIQQLESHDFLWYWVDFISPTKEESGLLESFFHFHPLAIEDCLQYIQRPKLDHYDGYHFFVLHSLNQQTYKAEEVDLFISKDFLVSFHQTPVKEVENVYSEIRTSPHVWEQGTSYVMYRIMDKLVDHYFPIIYQLEDRVNELDNSTQQIRLLLDELFHLRGTLLRVRHTIIPMGDLLYRILNSKHLEIVHDQLLYFADIYDHLLKLSEMIESNREITADIRDSYLSLNSNRMNTIMMTLTVITTIFMPLTFIAGIYGMNFKYMPELSWRYGYFYVLGFMAILGFTMFYWFKKKGWFED is encoded by the coding sequence ATGATTCGTATCATTGCCATCACAAAGGAATTAAAAATAATGGAAGATGTATCCATTCAGCAATTAGAAAGTCATGATTTTCTTTGGTACTGGGTAGATTTTATTTCACCAACAAAAGAAGAGTCTGGTCTTCTAGAATCATTTTTTCATTTTCATCCACTTGCCATTGAAGACTGTTTGCAATATATTCAACGTCCAAAACTTGATCATTATGATGGTTATCATTTTTTTGTTCTTCATTCTTTGAACCAACAAACCTATAAAGCAGAAGAAGTCGATCTATTTATTAGCAAAGATTTTCTTGTCTCCTTTCATCAAACACCAGTGAAAGAAGTTGAAAATGTTTATTCGGAAATAAGAACAAGCCCACACGTCTGGGAACAGGGGACTTCATACGTGATGTATCGAATCATGGATAAATTGGTAGATCATTACTTTCCAATTATTTATCAACTTGAAGATCGCGTAAATGAGCTTGATAACAGTACACAGCAGATTCGACTATTACTGGATGAACTGTTTCATTTAAGGGGGACATTATTAAGGGTACGCCATACGATTATACCGATGGGCGATCTTTTATATCGAATCCTAAATTCAAAGCATCTTGAAATTGTTCATGATCAATTGCTCTATTTTGCTGATATTTATGATCATCTGTTGAAACTATCAGAAATGATTGAATCGAATCGAGAAATCACAGCAGATATTCGCGATAGCTATCTTTCTTTAAACTCAAATCGAATGAATACGATTATGATGACATTAACCGTGATTACAACGATCTTTATGCCACTAACTTTTATCGCTGGTATTTATGGAATGAACTTCAAATATATGCCAGAACTGTCATGGCGCTACGGCTATTTTTACGTCCTAGGATTTATGGCAATACTAGGTTTTACCATGTTCTATTGGTTTAAAAAGAAAGGATGGTTCGAGGATTAA
- a CDS encoding MFS transporter encodes MGKEASVKQEANSLSRSKQFQILSAVAIGTFMGPLDSSVVNIALPEISQYFHASLGTVEWVVMSYLLVISSLLLTYGRLGDMYGHKKIYTLGFVIFTLGSLLNALSPNILSLIFFRAVQAIGAGMMMSMGPAIITDIAPPNERGKFMGVTAVSVSVALATGPVLGGFLTTHFGWPSIFYINLPIGIIGYIWANRVIPQSKRKDRQQFDILGALILFLALISILFSLSYTEKWGWKDPIILSLLALGLVFLFTFVLIEKRVKDPMVDLSIFQNRLFSIGNLSSLLSFIAQFSVILLMPFYLQQLRGYEPSQAGLLFIPMPLTTLIVAPISGIISDRIDARYISSLGMGITAFGLWQLSQLNANSSHFTIVIAMITIGLGSGMFQTPNNSAIMGSVPKTRLGIASSMLATMRNLGMVLGVAISGAIFTGRLQALSYSLAQKGLRGEELKVESFIGAMHLAFLVTAGLAVIAVFTSLIRGSMNHR; translated from the coding sequence ATGGGGAAAGAAGCAAGCGTCAAACAGGAAGCTAATTCTTTATCTAGGAGTAAACAATTTCAGATCTTAAGTGCAGTTGCTATTGGTACCTTTATGGGTCCGTTGGATTCAAGCGTGGTAAACATCGCTTTACCAGAGATTAGCCAATATTTCCATGCCTCTTTAGGTACAGTGGAATGGGTAGTGATGTCTTATTTATTGGTGATCAGTAGTTTATTACTCACTTATGGACGATTAGGTGATATGTATGGTCATAAAAAAATATATACACTAGGTTTTGTTATTTTCACTTTAGGTTCATTACTCAATGCATTATCACCAAATATTCTATCATTAATCTTTTTTCGCGCTGTTCAGGCGATTGGTGCTGGAATGATGATGTCAATGGGGCCTGCAATCATTACCGATATTGCTCCGCCCAACGAACGGGGGAAATTTATGGGTGTTACCGCTGTTTCTGTATCAGTGGCCCTAGCAACAGGTCCAGTATTAGGAGGATTTTTAACCACTCATTTTGGTTGGCCAAGTATTTTTTATATTAATCTTCCAATTGGTATAATTGGATACATTTGGGCGAATCGTGTGATTCCTCAAAGCAAAAGAAAAGATAGACAACAATTTGATATTCTAGGTGCCTTAATTCTTTTTCTTGCTCTGATCAGTATTCTCTTTTCATTAAGTTATACAGAAAAATGGGGTTGGAAAGATCCAATTATCTTATCGTTACTAGCACTTGGGCTTGTGTTTTTGTTTACATTTGTTTTGATCGAAAAAAGAGTGAAAGACCCGATGGTCGATCTATCGATTTTTCAAAATCGACTTTTTTCAATAGGAAATCTTTCCTCTTTGCTTAGCTTCATTGCTCAATTTTCTGTAATCTTACTCATGCCTTTCTATTTACAGCAATTAAGAGGATATGAGCCGTCTCAAGCAGGGTTATTATTTATTCCAATGCCATTAACGACATTAATCGTCGCACCCATTAGTGGTATCATTTCTGATCGGATTGATGCACGCTATATTAGCTCTTTAGGAATGGGAATTACCGCTTTTGGTCTTTGGCAATTAAGTCAATTAAATGCGAATTCTTCTCACTTTACAATCGTAATCGCAATGATAACGATCGGTCTTGGTTCAGGAATGTTCCAAACCCCTAATAATAGCGCGATTATGGGAAGTGTTCCCAAAACACGACTTGGTATTGCCTCTAGTATGTTAGCCACCATGAGAAATCTAGGAATGGTTTTGGGAGTAGCTATTTCTGGCGCTATTTTTACAGGTCGTCTTCAAGCATTGAGTTATTCTTTGGCCCAAAAAGGACTCCGTGGAGAGGAACTCAAAGTAGAGTCTTTTATTGGTGCAATGCATTTAGCTTTTCTCGTGACGGCAGGTTTAGCAGTGATTGCGGTATTTACTTCCTTAATTCGGGGATCAATGAACCATCGTTGA
- a CDS encoding Spx/MgsR family RNA polymerase-binding regulatory protein, whose protein sequence is MSDKVIFFTYPSCTSCRKTKAWLTEKGVLYEERHLFKNPPSVEELKEILKRVPNGTDELLSTRSQLFKNLDIDIEELKVSELLEMLSKDPRLLKRPIVLDEENVVIGYNKPALEQYFAS, encoded by the coding sequence ATGTCAGATAAAGTAATTTTCTTTACATATCCTAGTTGCACATCTTGCAGAAAGACAAAAGCATGGTTAACAGAAAAAGGAGTTCTTTATGAGGAGCGTCATCTTTTCAAGAATCCTCCTAGCGTTGAGGAATTAAAAGAGATTTTAAAAAGAGTTCCAAACGGAACCGATGAGTTATTATCTACACGTAGTCAATTATTTAAAAATCTTGATATCGATATAGAAGAATTAAAAGTAAGCGAGTTACTTGAAATGTTATCAAAAGATCCCCGTTTACTAAAACGGCCAATCGTCCTAGATGAAGAGAATGTGGTCATTGGATATAATAAACCTGCGTTAGAACAATACTTTGCATCTTAA
- a CDS encoding helix-turn-helix transcriptional regulator, which yields MENETLRLTSVLADPTRFAIYQYISSIGRPVNTLEIADKFVIHPNVARLHLNKLEDVNLLKSETEKTGRGGRPSRIYTLSDEVVSLQFPPRDYQLLAKIAIETLLSLGDIGQKALVEMGRNFGREAAKQAMLKDGISNSANLPLDQKLESIERLVIAQGLQPRIEKIDEHTIRFSVNNCIFNETVETIKNHSICQMHHHFLEGIFETYLGDIDLMQESSMIAGFNACQYTVIKLPIE from the coding sequence ATGGAAAACGAGACTCTGCGATTAACGAGTGTTCTTGCTGATCCTACACGTTTTGCGATCTATCAATATATTTCTTCCATTGGACGTCCTGTAAACACTTTGGAAATAGCTGATAAATTCGTTATCCATCCCAATGTGGCACGATTACACCTAAATAAATTGGAAGATGTCAATTTATTAAAATCTGAAACGGAAAAAACAGGACGTGGTGGCAGACCGAGTCGCATTTATACCCTCTCTGACGAAGTAGTAAGCCTACAATTTCCTCCACGTGATTATCAACTATTAGCAAAGATCGCGATTGAAACCTTATTATCTCTTGGAGATATTGGGCAAAAAGCTTTAGTGGAAATGGGAAGAAATTTTGGTCGAGAAGCCGCAAAACAAGCAATGTTAAAAGACGGAATTTCGAACTCTGCTAACCTCCCATTAGATCAAAAGTTAGAGAGTATCGAACGACTTGTCATTGCACAAGGTTTGCAACCTCGAATTGAAAAAATTGATGAACATACAATTCGTTTTTCTGTAAATAATTGTATATTTAATGAAACTGTTGAAACCATTAAGAACCATAGTATTTGTCAAATGCATCATCATTTTCTTGAAGGTATTTTTGAAACATATCTTGGAGATATCGACCTTATGCAAGAAAGTTCAATGATTGCTGGCTTTAATGCTTGTCAATATACAGTCATTAAGCTTCCTATAGAATAA
- a CDS encoding class I SAM-dependent methyltransferase, which yields MKNSQNQLKDKIIQKIKNQKDQRITFYEFMKMALYEPDLGYYTKNRTKIGKAADFYTSSTVGPVFGKTIANTFLELLPYSTDKEDYTILEMGGGDGRFARDALTGIKEKNLHIYEKLIYYMIETSPYHQDLQRERLKEHLDHVKWVDRLEEIPQPFQGVIFSNELVDAFPVHLVQMKEGKLKEIYVTWDEEKGDFAQITDEISTKELETYFLEQKIILKEEQIAEVNLDAIQWLETIVKFLDKGYVITIDYGYPADELYASHRQNGTLMCYHRHVANENPYQKIGDQDITSHVNFTELINRGEKLGLKTILFTTQSYFLLNSGILEYLQEIELNQMLQRDLFHDEALKMNRAIRQLITPGEMGETFKVLVQQKNVSDHQFRFMTGIIEQYGLSM from the coding sequence ATGAAGAACAGTCAAAATCAATTAAAAGATAAGATTATACAAAAAATAAAGAATCAAAAAGATCAGCGAATCACTTTTTATGAGTTTATGAAGATGGCATTATATGAACCAGACCTAGGTTATTATACAAAGAACCGGACGAAAATCGGAAAAGCAGCGGACTTTTATACAAGTTCTACCGTTGGCCCTGTTTTTGGTAAAACCATTGCGAATACGTTTCTAGAATTGTTACCTTATAGTACCGATAAAGAAGATTATACGATTCTTGAAATGGGTGGCGGCGATGGACGTTTTGCTCGGGATGCGTTAACAGGTATAAAAGAAAAAAATCTACATATCTATGAGAAGCTAATTTATTATATGATTGAAACCAGTCCATATCATCAAGATTTACAACGAGAACGTCTAAAAGAACATCTTGATCACGTCAAATGGGTGGATCGTTTGGAAGAAATCCCTCAACCATTTCAAGGTGTGATCTTTTCCAATGAATTAGTTGATGCGTTTCCTGTGCATTTGGTCCAAATGAAAGAAGGAAAGCTGAAGGAAATCTATGTAACTTGGGATGAGGAGAAAGGGGATTTTGCTCAAATAACGGATGAAATAAGTACAAAAGAATTAGAAACTTATTTTCTAGAGCAAAAGATTATCCTAAAAGAAGAACAAATTGCTGAGGTCAATTTAGATGCGATCCAATGGTTAGAAACGATTGTAAAATTTTTAGATAAAGGTTATGTCATTACGATCGATTATGGTTATCCAGCTGATGAACTTTATGCAAGCCATCGTCAAAATGGAACCTTAATGTGTTACCATCGACACGTCGCCAATGAAAATCCTTATCAGAAAATTGGAGATCAGGATATTACGTCCCATGTGAATTTTACAGAATTAATAAATAGAGGGGAAAAATTAGGGTTAAAAACGATCTTGTTTACAACGCAAAGTTATTTTCTCTTAAATAGCGGAATTTTGGAGTATTTACAGGAGATTGAATTGAACCAAATGCTACAAAGAGATTTGTTTCATGATGAAGCTTTAAAAATGAATCGAGCCATTCGTCAATTAATCACACCAGGGGAGATGGGGGAAACGTTTAAAGTATTGGTTCAACAAAAAAATGTATCTGATCATCAGTTCCGCTTTATGACAGGAATTATTGAACAGTACGGGCTTAGTATGTAA
- a CDS encoding CapA family protein has translation MSTIHLISILLSVFLTFSPISTNDEARVMVVGDVMMHLPITQSGYDSKTQNYQFDSIFQEVKPIFAQADLVIGNLETPLAGEARGFSGYPLFNAPKEIALALKNAGFDVLTTANNHVLDQHESGIIQTLHYLDQYGLFHTGSFKSQIEREKPLIINVHNIKMGIIAYTYGTNGLPIPKGKPYLVNILNLNQIKEDVKRLKANDVDYILAMIHYGTEYQRLPNQVQKKWTRYLLNSGVDFVLGSHPHVVQTMELIKGYPIQTDRGVIYSMGNFLSGQIGEWKDYGIILNLKLEKNRITRKVRIKEASIIPIYIDRYDEKGKRKYMIRTIFNDVGRIDPTIIAKGKELVQHVMRKQ, from the coding sequence ATGTCCACCATCCATCTCATTTCCATTTTGTTATCCGTGTTTTTAACCTTTTCGCCAATTTCAACCAATGATGAGGCAAGAGTTATGGTTGTGGGAGATGTCATGATGCATCTACCAATAACCCAATCTGGCTACGATTCAAAGACGCAAAATTATCAATTTGATTCGATCTTTCAAGAGGTAAAGCCGATTTTTGCGCAAGCAGATTTAGTGATTGGGAATTTGGAAACACCTTTGGCAGGGGAAGCTAGAGGCTTTTCAGGATACCCATTGTTTAATGCGCCCAAGGAAATTGCTCTTGCTCTAAAGAATGCTGGATTTGATGTATTAACCACTGCGAATAATCATGTATTGGATCAACATGAGAGTGGCATCATTCAAACCCTACATTATTTGGATCAATATGGACTCTTTCATACTGGCAGTTTTAAAAGTCAAATTGAAAGAGAAAAACCCCTTATAATCAATGTTCATAATATAAAGATGGGCATCATCGCTTATACCTATGGAACCAATGGACTGCCCATTCCTAAGGGAAAACCTTATTTAGTGAATATTCTCAATTTGAACCAAATCAAAGAAGATGTGAAGCGGTTAAAGGCTAATGATGTGGATTATATACTGGCAATGATTCATTATGGAACAGAATATCAACGTCTGCCAAATCAAGTTCAAAAAAAATGGACAAGGTATCTACTGAATTCTGGTGTAGATTTTGTATTAGGCAGTCATCCTCATGTAGTTCAAACTATGGAATTAATAAAGGGATATCCTATCCAAACTGATCGTGGAGTGATCTATTCAATGGGGAATTTTCTAAGTGGCCAAATTGGAGAATGGAAAGACTACGGTATCATCTTAAACTTGAAATTAGAGAAAAATCGAATCACAAGAAAAGTACGTATAAAAGAGGCTTCCATCATTCCAATATATATTGATCGCTATGATGAGAAAGGAAAAAGGAAGTACATGATCCGAACTATATTCAATGATGTGGGAAGAATCGATCCAACGATTATAGCAAAAGGGAAGGAATTAGTTCAACATGTGATGAGGAAACAATAA
- a CDS encoding MBL fold metallo-hydrolase, giving the protein MEIKTFVLGEFETNSYLLIQDGQAILIDVGFEPESIETYLNQHQIQLKTIFLTHAHLDHIGGLEYIRERFSVPVYVHHAESEWLSNPRYNGSEIFPYFGQVICKPADYLIKEEQLINIGSFQIQPIHTPGHTPGGTSYYLKPFLFSGDTLFYHSIGRTDLYGGNHTQLIDQIRNKLYFLPEDTKVYPGHGESTTIGEEKRNNPYVR; this is encoded by the coding sequence ATGGAAATCAAAACGTTTGTTTTAGGAGAGTTTGAAACCAATAGTTATTTGCTCATTCAGGATGGACAAGCGATCTTAATTGATGTTGGGTTTGAACCGGAATCGATCGAAACGTATCTGAATCAGCATCAAATTCAATTGAAAACCATTTTTCTTACACATGCGCATTTAGACCATATTGGTGGACTTGAATACATAAGAGAACGTTTTTCTGTACCTGTGTATGTACATCATGCAGAAAGTGAATGGTTATCGAATCCCCGATATAATGGTTCAGAAATTTTTCCCTACTTCGGGCAGGTCATTTGTAAACCTGCTGATTACCTAATCAAAGAGGAACAACTTATCAATATTGGTTCATTTCAAATACAACCTATTCATACTCCTGGCCATACACCTGGAGGAACTTCTTATTATTTAAAACCATTCCTTTTCTCTGGTGATACATTATTTTATCATTCGATTGGCCGAACGGATCTATATGGAGGAAATCATACTCAGTTAATAGATCAAATTCGCAATAAACTATATTTTCTACCAGAAGATACCAAGGTTTATCCAGGACATGGTGAGTCAACTACAATTGGTGAAGAAAAACGGAACAATCCATATGTTCGTTAG